ACGCAAAGCACCTAGAGAAAATCGCGGTGcccataaaaatcagagCCTACATGCAGACTAGAGTACTACGTACCACCTTAGATTCGGTAACTCATGAtcgaagaagaggagttgaagaaagagaaccagaagaaaagctggaagacatcTTCGAAAGGTTCCTCGGAAACctcgacaaagaggaaaaacctcttgaagaggaagaagtggaaaacGAACTCGAATTCTCTCGCGACCGAGTAATAAGGatcaggaagaaaataaaacgTAGAAGAACcgctgcttctagaaggtctgaaggcccccaaaacctacggaaaatccgtaggaTCTACAAGGGTAGAAACTAATAACAcacatataacacaacccctacacctagggcagGCTAATTAGAACTTTGACGTCCTGATGTATGTCACTGGTTGGAGTGTTATAGGTGTGGATTCTTCTACCTGGATGGTTGGTTCCCCTTGCTCTTCTGCTatcttgtatatggatggagagcGACTTACACTGGCTGTtataaagacaaagagtGCTGGCGGTGAATCCAGAGTCTACGTATATAGAGATGGAGACcagtggaaggatgataaagaggGTGACCATAAAAATAAGTTGACTGCTCTAAAGGAAAGGTGCAAGCCTGGAGAAACtctagacatttcaaagagGGAGGATACAGATATAGGTAGCTACTATAGCACTTGTCCTGATTCTGGAGAGATTGATCACAGTTTTACCTTTCCTTCTGCCAGAGTAACAAAAGTTGTAGAAGGTGATTATATCATTTGGAGAGCCACTGCAGACACTGACCAAAAGTGCACACATGCACAAATTGCCGTTGTGGGAGATAGAGAAACTTTGACGCTAACGATACAATCTGATAGGGAAAGAGTAATAAAATTCAGGAAGGAAGGTCGTAGATGGCAAAGGGTTTAAGAGCCTTCTCATTGATACTCCCTATAGAAATAACATACCATCCATCTTGTATGTGAATGCTATAGCcataaatgtagtataaaTCTCCAAACTGCTTCTGTAGAGATGATAAATTTCTCATGCATGCTACATGTACTCTTTGGGCACATCTAGGCTCTATCAAAGGGGTAGAATTGGTTCTTCACAAACATCTCCAGTTGttactcttctttctcCATGACATTACATCTACCCCCTACACTCTTAGCCTATACATGGTCTCTTTAGAGTCCCTACAGTAGGCCTTTTGGCGAGGCAGTGAATGGGTGGAGAGATGAAATCTGGGCCAGCCAAAGCTACTCTAGAGAAAAGCTCGGGAATTTTAGAGGCTGAAACATTCGCACATTACAGTATAATCGATATCTTTAGCCATTCCATAGTGTTGAAGAGCAAAGGCATCCATTAAATTCCATAGCTAGCATTCAGTGCTGGATGACTAGACATAAGTTCTGGGCGTTTTGGATCAATACGCaacctcttcttcatacCCTGCGGCGCAAATAAAATGGTATAAAACACAGGAATACTATGTAGGTACTATGGAataaagaatgaacaaATTTGTACTATTTTTTGAATCTTCTTCCTAATACCCCAGATGTCTAGGAATAAACAAGAACTCCgtttcctcttcattctcgGTACCAAGTCTCTACAAGATGGCAGGAATATGAGTATCCTAGTGATATTCTACGCTCTGTTCCTGTCTATAGTTTGTAGCTCAACGGATTCTCGAGGTGGTGGAAGTAATGGATATACTGAACCTTTAGTATCCAAAATTGATGGTTCAAAATACAGTACATCAGTATTAGAGAAGGATGGTGTTCCAATCCTTAAACTAGAGGCAAAGGAAGGTATGGTAGTTACTGAACTCAAGTATGGAGGTGAGACTATATGGGATGGAGATGGAGAAGTAGAGATTTTATCAACTTTGATCTACTTTAGTGATGATAGACCAGAAGTAGTGACACTAAAGTGTAGGGAAAATGGCAGGGATCGCACCCTAATCCTCCATaaggatggaaagaagtGGAAAGAGAGTAAGGAGGAACATGAAAGAAAGCTCAAGGAACTACAGGTTACTAAAAAACATGTAGAGGTTAAAGCTAAAGAAGCCAAGACAGCTGCTAAAGAAATTACTGTGGTTGCTACGACAGAGGCTGTTTTCACTTCCACAAATAGTGCTGGTAACGCTTTCAGAAAGAAAACCGTTTCAGGGGATATACAAGTTGGAAATGATTTAGTAGGAGATACTTCAAGAGGTGCCAGggttgaagatgaagagtctactgaACCTTCGCTAGGAGGCACTGAGGAGGATGAACAGGATGAATACgaagatgaggataatGATTCAGAcgaggaagatgaagaaccAGAGACTACCGAAGAGAATGAGgtaaaggataatgaaccagaagaacCTAAAGAGtttgaagatgaggatgaagacCCAGAATTTCACGATGGTTTCTGGGATACTCCTGACGACTACTCTGAAAGGCAAGATGATACCCAAGACGAACCAGATGGACTTGTAATTGATgacgaagaagaggatCCAGAGGAAGCTTATGAGGATGATAGTCTTAAAAGTGCTCCCGAGACTCCTACTAAATCACGAACACGTTCTGAAGAAGGTACTATTGGAGGACTAGAACAAGGACatcctaaagaatctgaagacAACGATCTAGgggaggaagatgaagatgaagcGGAGGAATCAGAAAACTCTTCTAGTGGCCCAATTACCATGGATGTTGCCAACCTATGCTCTCAAAACTACAAGCATGTTGACTATGTCTACGACAACAACTACATTAGACTGTTCCTACCAAATGAGGGTATGATCATTGCCAAACTAATCGATGGAGAGAATTCTATATGGGAGGCAAAATCCgatgaaaagtttgagTTTGCCAAGGTATACCTAAATAAGGACGGTAAAGCAGAAGTCATGCTCGTTACAAAGAATACTCCATCTGGTGTGAAGTGTAAATATTACACAAAAACTTGGACTGGATGGAGGGAATCTAAAGACATTGGTGACAGGGTACCCAAGTTGAAAGTATTTGCTCAACAGAAATCTGACTTTAACATTGACCTTTCATTAGAAACTAGTACTAcagaatgtaccatatttgAAGCGGAGTTACTGGGAGTTACTACCAAGCACTTTTATCCTAAACTTGGATATATCGCAAAGGAAGTAATGTACAATGGCGCTACGCTATGGAAGAGCACAAATGGCAATGAAAAGTGCATCGGATGCGAATTGTATCTTAGGGGACATGGACGTCCACTCCTTGCAATTACCATTAAGGGAAGAACAAAAGACTACAAgttttttgaaaaggaagggTCTAGGTGGGTTCCAATTaagaatgaagagtttTCTGAAAAGTTGGAACGCATGAAGATTGCCAAGGGGGAATCATTAAAAGATTTTTATGAGACCAATGAACCGGAAGGGCAGGATATGAATGTCCCAGAGCCACAGGGAGGAGAAgctgaggaagaggaagatgaacCTCCATCTCAAGAGGTAAATATGACTAGAAATTATTCAAGGTCAACTGGAGGCTCTTCTGACCGTGTTTATACATCCCCTTCTGAAGTGGATAGACTTCCGAATTCATCAAGAGAAGTAAAACGCAAAATTACAAAGGATAGGGAAGTCAAGGATATACCTGTTGAAGTAGAAAACTATACAATCAGGAGGAAAACTAGCACTCCCACCATTCACAAGGAAACAGAAGAGACTATTAGAGCTCAGAGAGTTCCTGCCAATCATGTAAACAATAATGCACAAATGcagaagaatataaattgTAGAGAAACTTCCAATtataatgaagataaaaatattcagCCCAAACAAGTTGCATTCAGCAACTcccaaaattttgatgtTAACAGAATCAATTGTATTGGTAGTTCTGAAGGTGAAACTGAGGGTGAAATGAAGATTAAAACACTGAAGGTGAATTCTCCAGTTCCTCAGTCGGACGAACACTCTATACTTACAACAtggtctaatggagacCCTACTCTTCTTAACCTGGCTCTTCAACAACCTCCTTCTACTGAGTGGTATcttgagaaaataaatgagaagTGGAATGATGTTACTGGGAGAGTGTTTGAAGAAGAGCTTAGGGTATTGAAGAGAGATCATGAACATGCAGCACCTATCACTCTTGACCTTGCCAATCCTAATAAATCCCAGATAACTGTACAGACAGGAAACTATAGTGGAGTAGAATATAAGGGGTATTTTCCAAAGAGAGGTCATTatttctcttctttctctAACGACGGAAGTCCTATCTGGACAATTTCTAGAGGTGAAAGGTGTTTCCTTGCACAGTCTTTTACAAATGAGAGTCTTGCTCTCTTTACTCTTGTAAGTGATTTTGGACgcaagtactttgagaaagcAGGTGGAATATGGAAGAGTCTTAATAGGGGTGACTTTTTCAATAAGCTTTACGGAATGGGAAAGTCTGAAGAACCAGCTGTTCAACCTACTTCTCTATCTGATCTCAAATCAAAGGTTGACTCTACTCTCTTTTATGTAGAGAGCGGAGAAGAGAATTATGTTACAGTCCTTAAACTTAAAGCTAAGGAGGACAAAAATCCTACGAAACTTGTTTATGGAGGTGAGACTATATGGGATGGAGAGGGTAAGGTAGAGGTTTTATCAACCCTAATCTACCTTGATGGAGATCAGCCAGAACTTCTAACATTACATCACTGGGAAAAGGGCAGGGAAGGAATTCTCTTTCTCCACAATACCGGTAACAAGTGGCAGGTGGTCCAAAAGGAGGACTATGAAAAGTTGCTAGAGGATCTAAAGAATAAGGGTAAACTTGGCGACCTTGTTACCCTTAATCTTGTCAATCCGGATGAATCAAATATAGATACAGATGAATACACTGAATCTGGACTATCCTTCAAGGcatatactccaaagaatggtTATCACATATCCTCTGTTATGGATGGTCAAGTTTATGTTTGGAAGGCTAAAGCTGGTGAGAGATGTACCCTTGTAGAATCTTACATAGAGGGAGATTCTACTCTCATATCCATAGTTATTAATGGTAGTGACTATGGACTATATTtaaagtattttgagaaggtaaatggtgaatggaagaatctTACACAAGGagattttttcaagaaaCTCaatggaatgaaaaggtttgGATTAGTATATGAAAGACGTATTCTCTTATCTTCCAAGGTTGATACAAAGTCGTTTGATGTGAAAGTATCCAATTACAATGGAGTTCCTGTTTTACAATGTAACGCGAAGTCTGGTCTATTTGTATACAATCTCAAGTGTGGCAACGATATAATCTGGAAGGGATTTGACGGAGCCGTTTGTATATCAGCCCTAAtctattttaaaggaaaCAAACCTTATATTGTCACATTGCAATCTAGgaaaaatggagaagatcGTATCCTATTCCTCCATTACAATGGCTGTAAGTGGGAACATAACAAGAGAGAACATGAAAGGAAACTTAACACATTGAAAGAAACATATAGAAATATTAGACTCAAGGAAGGGATTCTTCGGAAATCCACCATTATTCCTTCAGCTGGACAATATAATTTTGATAGTAGGGTACAAAATTCTCAAAGATCTGACAAATCCACCAATACTGATAATCTCGAAGATCAACTGGAATGGACTGATCTCGTAGGTGCACTCAGAGGAGGCAACCAATATATAGCCTACGATACTGACATAATGTCTATGAGTAGAGAAAGAGAGCTCTTTGGGAAGATGGATTACACAGACTCCAGAGATTTATTTAACACTCAATGGTATTCAGAAGATAGGCCAATAGAACAATTTTATTTGGATCCTATGGATAATTTTACATATTATCCCCCAAATTTTATGGTCCCTGATAAGGATTCATGTACTAGATGTGCCATGGAACGAATGATAACACCTCTCTTCTTTCCAGAATTTCAGAGTGATACAGTTattaatgtctcaaagTATAATCCAACCTTCTACAACATTTACGACTACTACTTTGACGATGTGATCACGAGGCTGATTGTTCCTTGGTATTGGACAGAGATAACAAGCCTGAGTCATGGTGGGAAAGCTATATGGATGGCGCATGAAGGAGAGAGTTTGGTCTATGCCACTGTTCATCTGAGGGACACTATGCCAATCCTGgtctacattttaaaagatTGCACCTCTGCGAATAAAACCGAGACGTTATTGAGAACCaataatggatggagaCTCATAGGAAACTACCCTGGTGCCTTCAAGAGTATCCCTAGACCAAATGTGGTTAAATTTCATTGTACTATAGACCTCACCTGCCCCGACCATGGCAGAGTCAAGGTCTTTGACACCGTCATTGGTGGACTTAAAACCCGATTCTTTATTCCAAGACTAGGATTTCGTGCCTATAAAATCGCTCACAATGGTGCCGTCATATGGAGGTCTCCAGAGTATGAGTATTCAGGAAAAGAGTCCCAATGGAGAGCCATTATCGTGAGAGCCTACCTGAGGGGTAACTCCTGCTTCCTTGTAAAGGCTACCTTAAATACCACATATGGCTCATTAAGCTCCATAAACTACATTTACTTGAACGGTAGATGGATTGAAATAGATGAGCGCGAATCTGAGAGAGCGAAATGGGCACTAAAGGCTTATGTAGATCCGCAGGAATGACACACTAGACATTTTTAAACACACACCTTTGGTGTCtttaaatgcagttttatctCCAACTCACTCTGTGGAGACTCTAAATTTTGCTATACACAATATATGGTAAGTTAATGGCGAATGAAATGTCTTGACTCTGAATTTTATGTTCACTACATTGGATGGGTCTTTCGTACCCAAAAGATGATACACATTGTGCAAATCCCGCAGGAATCTTATGGTCAGTCCAGCCTCATCTAAATTTGATTGCATGCATGTAAAACCTCCCGCTGAGACAGGCGATTTCCGGAACTCGACGCTTGTGAGTTTTAAAGTATTCTGTAAAGATTCGTCACTTGTTTTATCAGAGTGAATAGGTGGTATAGACGTGGAAATGGAGCCAAGTTGTAACAACAGCGGAGGCTGGGAAGCTTAGAATGTTAGTGTAAACGTCAGTGAGGCCCACCAACTTCCAAAATCCCTGAGCATACTTCGAGTCACAACGCGGGATCCATATTTGCGGGAGTCTTTTTTGGACTTTTGTTTGCGTGCATTATAACTCACGAGAGCATAACCTTTCGTAGAAATCCATCAAAAAGCATAACAGTAGAGTTTATGGAGAAGATCAAGAGGTTTGGCTACCTAATTATCCAAAGGGAATAAGCGCTGGATGTTGCATTCCTCAACCATTCATAATGCTCTTCTCGTTTAGCATCCACAAAAGATGAGTTTTGTAGGAATAGTGGATAAATGTTGCTAATCCACGAGTACCTTACCACATCAAAATTCCTGCCTCCTGTCCCTCTAAATTTAATCTTCTTGGATAACAACCTCTTATTCTAATGGTAATTTAGTATGGAGGAAAGACTAGGAGCAGGTAAAGAcccaggaagaagagaattGAGGAAGAACTCTTCTTTGCCCATGCATTTGGAGTCCAGAAATGATCCTTTCttcattttaaatacaCACCAGCCACCATGTGAGAGATGTATATAGCTGTATTGTTCTGCATATACACTTGCAGATTTGTGACGTGTGGAGAGATCGTTACTCTTGACCTCTCTTCTCCCAGTCCTTCCCTGTTTACCGTAACGGATCATTTACTTTATGGAGTGAATCATAGAGCTTTTGTCCCCAAGGATGGATGTTCTCTAGTATCAGTGGTGGATAACAGGGATACCCTTTGGACTGCTACAGACActcaagaaggatgtaCAGGTGCCTACCTCTTTTCCAGGGAGGGGTACCCCTCTCTTCTCAGTGTCTATACAAGGGGTGCCGGAGATGAGACCTTTTGTTTCGAGAAGGATGCTGGAgcatggaagaatgtgagCAAGCTGAAATTTGAAACTAAACTTCGCTCAATGAAGGACCTTTCTGCACCTGCTGGTGAAGAACAtagagaagaagaatttgtAGTTGAGAAGATAGAAGACTCTCCAAAGGAACCTCCTGCAGAACCTCAAGATGATGAGGATTGGCTAGAAGGCCTTGAGACTTTGCCAGAGGACACTGTGATTGATACTCCAATTGAGGATGAACAGGTCGGAGAAGAGGATGTTCAACCTGTCAATGTTCCTGAAAAACTATCCAAAGATAATCTTAGAGCTTCTCAAGAACATGCTAAAGTATTCTCTGAAGAGACTCCCGTAGAGGTCACACCAGATTCCGCTTTACAGGAAGAGATGCATGTGGATGAACATGTAGCAGCTCCTAGTGGAGAATCTACTAGTAATATTCCTAAGGAGGAAGTCTCTTCTCAGGTTCCTACCACTAGTACGTCTACTCAGTTGAGTCGCTGGTCAGCCACCGGGTGCTGGTCCTTCATATGATAATACCAATATACATAAAATGATGGCTCCTTACTTCTAGATGTTAGTACTATAGGTGAAGACAAGTTCAATGtcaagtactttgagaaggCAAATAGATCATGGAAAGAGGCTACACTGAAGGATTTCTTAAATAAGTCTTATGAAATGAGAAACTCTACCTCACAATCTCCTAGTGAAGACTCTCCTAATCCTCCTTGGAAACTCATAACTCCTAGACCCAGTGAATCACAGTAAAGCGCTTTATCTTATACTATAATGGccactcattcatccattctGTGGATGGATAGACTAATTGTTAATCACCAAATTAGATCTCTATAGGCAATTCTACATAACTTCTGGCGCTCTAGCTCCTCTCTCTCCATGAGTCCAAGGAGTACCTCTTCCTCCAAGTAATACgacattcttcctctggtGGAGCCTTCTCAGGGGAATCTAGTGGACAAAATAGACTTTAACCTCAGTCACATCCAGAAAGAGCACAAAACACAGCTAGATAAAACTCCATCCATTGCGTAACTTACCCGCAATGTTGCCAAAATGTAAAGCGGCGGGGAGTGGCCCTGCACATGGCAGGCCCAAGATCAACGGGGTGGCCGTCTAGTCGTTATCTTCTCTATAAAATAATGTTTGGGGCAGTTCCTTCCAGGAGGAACATTCGTCTGCCTCCGGAAGTCAGCAGGATCCTCTATCTAAGGTAAAACGTCCTCCACCGTCCAGCGCCGCGACTACATGCCCTTGGCTCCGAATCCCTTCACACAAACCACAATAAATTTACAGGAACCTGCCATTCAAGATCACTGCAGAGGAATTGTACGATATTTTTGGGAAATACGGCTCTGTCCGTCAGATTAGAAAGTTTGTTTGGAATCCAACGCAAATGGTCACAATTTTACCTCAGGGGGACTTCAGCAACGACTAGAGGAACCGCATTTGTCGTTTACGACGATATCTACGACGCAAAGAACGCCTACGACCACCTGTCCGGATTCAACGTAGCAGGAAGGTTCGTTTACGCTCACATCCACGACGTATCTCAGGTACCTTGTCGTTTTGTACTTTAATCCCACAAAGGTTAACAAGAAGAAGGACCTAGATGAACAACAAGCTGAGCTGAATAGAATTAGATCGGCGCTGTGACCGCcttatttaaaattgtagtTTTTGCATCAACGTACTCTCATCTCTACCAAACGGCTATATTTGGTGTAAATGCATGGTTGGAATGGGTGAATGAAATGGATACCGGCCATTGGAATGGCGAAGGAATATCATTGACAAGAGAAACAGAAAGCATGATGAGAAATGCCAACCAAGTGTGACATCTTCAGCATCTCCATTAGTCCAAGGGGTCTCTAGTTTGCCTGGAGATACTATAGGTAATGCCCCTAATTAAACATGCATCAGCCTCCGTGGAGAATCTAAACTCCCTGGAATTATactcctttacaacatctagtTAGACTATCcattgtttagacctatagtcttttgtcacgccCATTGCGTATTGCTTGCCTTCATAGTTACCATCATCCCTAGTAtgcattcattcatccatactgaccattccgctcacaccagttgagacattgatggagtactactatggaaaaATGAGGATAATATGAGGGAGAGGATCCAGTGGAGGGACTATTGTACTACAGACTGAGTGAAGATGTAGTATGACTGGTAAGGGTGTCACTATTGACATCGGCAAGCGTCCCGAAGGATCTGGAAATCAAAAGGTCGAAAAGGATACTAAAGGATACTATTATGAGAGTGGCAAGGTAAGAGTTAATCTTACGGATGACTGGTTTCCTGACCCAGAAGGGACTTATAGGAAGTTAACACATAGTCTAAAGGATGGGAACATTGAAAGTATTGTACATAAAGGGAGTGCACTTTCTGGACTTACTGGCCTAGAAAGTCATACCAGTGTTTCAGTCCTTTACTGGAGTAGCAATTACCAGAATCCCCTCCTCATCCAACttggaaatgatgaaaatgaataCTACACTACTTCCGATGGTAGTACTTGGACCAAtgcaaatataaatacTACTACTCTCAAGTCCAAGTTAGATAAAGAGAACTGTACAAAGAACGGagctcacattataaaTCTTACAGAGAAGAGTAATGGTAACTACAGGTGTCCAAATGGTTGTAAAACAAATATCCAAGTATCATACAACAGTTCCTACGGAGGTATCACCTTCTATCAACCTACTATTGGTTCTAACACTTTCTCAGTGACTAGTTTCAAGGATGGTAGCAATTGGCAACTTGGACTACCATCTCTAAAGAGCGTCAGCCAGATCAAGGTCGACTGGAAAGCTTCTGGTGAAACAAATCCTCTCCTATATTTCTATCATCAAAGTAGACCGTATAGATACTTTAGAAGAAGCAGTAGTGATAGTAATACTTGGATTGAAGTATCTCTTGCTAATGCTCATCCTAACGGACAAACTCCTCAAATTCCTCTAGATCTCTCTAAATCGTCTGGTATAACATACGATGGTGGAGGTAGCAAAATAAATATAACTGTGCTAAGAAGTCACATAGGTGAGGGTTATTACGGATACCAGTATTCTCTGAGAGGTGCATCATTTACAGTTGAGAGTGTTACCCATAATGGTACTCTGCTTACTGGTATATCTTTTCAAGGCACTCTAATCAGTGTCTCTGGATATTACTACGGAGGAAAGAATCCTACAGATCAGTCTAACATTCTTCTGATTGAAGTGGTTGCTAGTGGGAACTCCAAATATTCATACTATCAAAAGAAAAATAAGAGTTCTAATGAATGGACTGAACTTGATAGATCTGGTAAACGACTTGTTGACGAAGCTCTAAAGGTAATACTGATTAACCTTAAGAAATTGAAGGAAACACTGGATAAGCTTGACCAGTTAGAGGCTAGGCTTGAGAAGTTAAATAAGAAGCTTAATGAGTCACATAATACGGGTGTTCTAGCAGGATCATCTGTTGGAACTGGATTAGGCGGAGCAGGGTTGGGTGCTCTTGCCGTATGGAAGGGACCTGCTCTAATTGCGCGACTAATAACTCGTCTGTAATGTCTAGAGGGAGAAAACACTCATCTCTGCCAATAGGCAGTACTGTGGAGTCTCTAACcttaactcttggtatacaaCATTACTCGTCTTGTTATACATTTCCACAGAAGAGTCTACacatactcaatatggtacatttcTTATTATTCCCAATATCCATAGtgatactccattagaccaactactcagtatccaagctagtatctagagtatctccatagagtctcaaatctgtctaacccaagggtctcctttagaacgtttgtagatccaccagccaaatccagtaagaccaccagccccggcaagagtaccagaaGATGTGCCCAAGATGGATCCTAAAGTCATAGCACCAGCAGCAACGGTAGATTCAACAAAACGTCCAGTAGCTCCATCAGGACCAGGAGTAGTCATTTCAGAATCGTCTGAGGCTTGAGCTTGAGGAGAAGTATGAGGATCAGGAGATTTACAGTTACTTGGAAGACTGTCGAGTAGTTTTATGATAGATTTGTAATCTTTCTCAGTGAATGGAGCTTCTTTCAGTTCTACTTGTTTCCAGGTACTGATACCACCTGttttatcatatttatACCATTCTCGATGAGCGTTCAGACCGGTAAACCCATCAACAAGTCTCTTATAATACACTAAAAGTGGAGCACTCCCTCCGTTTTCGCAGAAGTAGGCCTTAACTTCTTCAACATCTAGAATGGGTAGAGATCCAATTCCAGTAAGAGTACTTCCAGCATTCTGGAACTTTACTACATGAAACTTTTCTCCGGGAGGAGTCCTGAGTTTATGAGTATACACACTGTAACTTCCAAGTTTATTCTCAGGAGTATCCTTAATTTGCATTCTTATGTTACCATGTTTATCATCAAGTTGCTTATCATTACTATCACAACCATCATACGTAGCACCACCCTTATTACTGATATCTATTATTACAGCATTGTTTAGTCTACAgttgaggaggaagagtttCTTTTGGAAAGCAATATTGGTAGGTGGAAGAGTTTTATCAATCGTCCACTTACTGTTGTCATTGGACCAAACACCAGTATTCTCATAGAAAATAATCTTCTCAGGTCTACCGGGGGTTTTAATtaccacatttacaagaaGTGGTCTACCTCTGTCCCTATGTTCCTTTGTCTCTAGAGGGGACCAGTAAAGAACGGATACTTGGGTAACTCTTTGGATAGATGGAATGTCAGTTTCTGTTCCcttatattttgttttcTGAAGAGTGAAGTGTTTATCCTCATGACCCTTTAGAGTGTGTATATATTCCGTGAATCCTTTCGGAGGATCTGTAACATTTGTAGTAACATTTACAACAGGCTCATATCCATTAGAATTTTCCGGATAGCAAGTTCTATTCCAAAGGTCAATTGTAACGGCAAGTGGTATAACGACATTTGCAACATCTTTTACCACACTTGCAAAGTTATCAATAGAGTTTGGTAGGGTTTCCTTTGTTGTGGGTTTTGACGTCCCAATTAGTTCTGGTCCCTTTTTAAGTATGTTATACAAAAGTCCGGACAAATCTCCCATAAATTTTCCTAAGTCCAAGGCATTTATA
This region of Theileria equi strain WA chromosome 1, complete sequence genomic DNA includes:
- a CDS encoding hypothetical protein (encoded by transcript BEWA_023160A), whose protein sequence is MDGERLTLAVIKTKSAGGESRVYVYRDGDQWKDDKEGDHKNKLTALKERCKPGETLDISKREDTDIGSYYSTCPDSGEIDHSFTFPSARVTKVVEGDYIIWRATADTDQKCTHAQIAVVGDRETLTLTIQSDRERVIKFRKEGRRWQRV
- a CDS encoding hypothetical protein (encoded by transcript BEWA_023170A) → MSRNKQELRFLFILGTKSLQDGRNMSILVIFYALFLSIVCSSTDSRGGGSNGYTEPLVSKIDGSKYSTSVLEKDGVPILKLEAKEGMVVTELKYGGETIWDGDGEVEILSTLIYFSDDRPEVVTLKCRENGRDRTLILHKDGKKWKESKEEHERKLKELQVTKKHVEVKAKEAKTAAKEITVVATTEAVFTSTNSAGNAFRKKTVSGDIQVGNDLVGDTSRGARVEDEESTEPSLGGTEEDEQDEYEDEDNDSDEEDEEPETTEENEVKDNEPEEPKEFEDEDEDPEFHDGFWDTPDDYSERQDDTQDEPDGLVIDDEEEDPEEAYEDDSLKSAPETPTKSRTRSEEGTIGGLEQGHPKESEDNDLGEEDEDEAEESENSSSGPITMDVANLCSQNYKHVDYVYDNNYIRLFLPNEGMIIAKLIDGENSIWEAKSDEKFEFAKVYLNKDGKAEVMLVTKNTPSGVKCKYYTKTWTGWRESKDIGDRVPKLKVFAQQKSDFNIDLSLETSTTECTIFEAELLGVTTKHFYPKLGYIAKEVMYNGATLWKSTNGNEKCIGCELYLRGHGRPLLAITIKGRTKDYKFFEKEGSRWVPIKNEEFSEKLERMKIAKGESLKDFYETNEPEGQDMNVPEPQGGEAEEEEDEPPSQEVNMTRNYSRSTGGSSDRVYTSPSEVDRLPNSSREVKRKITKDREVKDIPVEVENYTIRRKTSTPTIHKETEETIRAQRVPANHVNNNAQMQKNINCRETSNYNEDKNIQPKQVAFSNSQNFDVNRINCIGSSEGETEGEMKIKTLKVNSPVPQSDEHSILTTWSNGDPTLLNLALQQPPSTEWYLEKINEKWNDVTGRVFEEELRVLKRDHEHAAPITLDLANPNKSQITVQTGNYSGVEYKGYFPKRGHYFSSFSNDGSPIWTISRGERCFLAQSFTNESLALFTLVSDFGRKYFEKAGGIWKSLNRGDFFNKLYGMGKSEEPAVQPTSLSDLKSKVDSTLFYVESGEENYVTVLKLKAKEDKNPTKLVYGGETIWDGEGKVEVLSTLIYLDGDQPELLTLHHWEKGREGILFLHNTGNKWQVVQKEDYEKLLEDLKNKGKLGDLVTLNLVNPDESNIDTDEYTESGLSFKAYTPKNGYHISSVMDGQVYVWKAKAGERCTLVESYIEGDSTLISIVINGSDYGLYLKYFEKVNGEWKNLTQGDFFKKLNGMKRFGLVYERRILLSSKVDTKSFDVKVSNYNGVPVLQCNAKSGLFVYNLKCGNDIIWKGFDGAVCISALIYFKGNKPYIVTLQSRKNGEDRILFLHYNGCKWEHNKREHERKLNTLKETYRNIRLKEGILRKSTIIPSAGQYNFDSRVQNSQRSDKSTNTDNLEDQLEWTDLVGALRGGNQYIAYDTDIMSMSRERELFGKMDYTDSRDLFNTQWYSEDRPIEQFYLDPMDNFTYYPPNFMVPDKDSCTRCAMERMITPLFFPEFQSDTVINVSKYNPTFYNIYDYYFDDVITRLIVPWYWTEITSLSHGGKAIWMAHEGESLVYATVHLRDTMPILVYILKDCTSANKTETLLRTNNGWRLIGNYPGAFKSIPRPNVVKFHCTIDLTCPDHGRVKVFDTVIGGLKTRFFIPRLGFRAYKIAHNGAVIWRSPEYEYSGKESQWRAIIVRAYLRGNSCFLVKATLNTTYGSLSSINYIYLNGRWIEIDERESERAKWALKAYVDPQE
- a CDS encoding hypothetical protein (encoded by transcript BEWA_023180A), with product MYIAVLFCIYTCRFVTCGEIVTLDLSSPSPSLFTVTDHLLYGVNHRAFVPKDGCSLVSVVDNRDTLWTATDTQEGCTGAYLFSREGYPSLLSVYTRGAGDETFCFEKDAGAWKNVSKLKFETKLRSMKDLSAPAGEEHREEEFVVEKIEDSPKEPPAEPQDDEDWLEGLETLPEDTVIDTPIEDEQVGEEDVQPVNVPEKLSKDNLRASQEHAKVFSEETPVEVTPDSALQEEMHVDEHVAAPSGESTSNIPKEEVSSQVPTTSEDKFNVKYFEKANRSWKEATLKDFLNKSYEMRNSTSQSPSEDSPNPPWKLITPRPSESQ
- a CDS encoding RNA recognition motif RRM, RBD, or RNP domain containing protein (encoded by transcript BEWA_023190A) is translated as MFGAVPSRRNIRLPPEVSRILYLRNLPFKITAEELYDIFGKYGSVRQIRKGTSATTRGTAFVVYDDIYDAKNAYDHLSGFNVAGRYLVVLYFNPTKVNKKKDLDEQQAELNRIRSAL